The DNA region TAAAAGACCAAGTCCTCCTGCCGTTGTGAGTCGTGAGTTGGCTAATGGTACTAAAATAACAATCGATTATAGTCAACCGTCCTTAAAAGGGCGTACTCCAGGTGTCGATGTAGAGCCAAAGGAAGATACGGTATGGCGTGCAGGAGCAAATGAAGCTACCATATTTGAAGTAGACAAAGATGTTACTATCAATGGTCAAGCATTACCAGCGGGTAAATATGCCTTTTATGTTTTAAAACATGGTGTTGAGTGGACTTTGATTTTTAATAAAGTTTGGAATACTTGGGGGACTAATTATGAAAAAAATAAAGATCAAGATGCTTTGCAAGTAACCGTTGAGCAAGAAGAACCAATCGCTCCATCTGAAAAATTAATTTATACGATTTCTAAAGATGGCAAGGTAAGTTTGCTTTGGGGTGCTGAATTGATCACATTCAAAGTCGATTAAACTTTTCATTTACATTATATTTGGGGCAATTATTCAGTTAATTGCCCTTTATTTTTTAGTTAAAATTTGAATAAAAATGTACACTCTATACGGCATCAAAAATTGCAATACAGTCAAAAAAGCAACTACTTGGTTGGCGGAAAATAATATCCCGTTTGAATTTCATGACTATAAAAAAAGTGGAATTACTGCAGCAAAATTAAAAGATTGGATTAGTCAATCTTCATGGGAAACTTTAGTAAATAAAAA from Rhizosphaericola mali includes:
- a CDS encoding DUF2911 domain-containing protein, with protein sequence MQKNKRFLSTSKIIAAAAICLGTLMISNNVNAQKKKSKKSTSTEKPREDKSKRPSPPAVVSRELANGTKITIDYSQPSLKGRTPGVDVEPKEDTVWRAGANEATIFEVDKDVTINGQALPAGKYAFYVLKHGVEWTLIFNKVWNTWGTNYEKNKDQDALQVTVEQEEPIAPSEKLIYTISKDGKVSLLWGAELITFKVD